TGATTGCGGGGTCCAGGGGGATCATCCCCCTGGCGGGGTGCGGGGCGGCGCCCCGCTCTTCATCTTACTCGCCGCGCAGGGTGCGGGTCATCAGGTCGCGCACGGCCTGGGCGGGGTCCTTGCCCTCGTAGAGGATGGCGTTGACCTGCTCGGTGATGGGCAGCTCCACCTTGAACTTCTTGGCCAGGGCGTGCACGGCCTGGGTGGTCTTCACGCCTTCGGCCACCATCTTCATCTCGCCCAGGATGTCCATGAGCTTCTGGCCCTGGGCCAGGCGCTTGCCCACCTGCCTGTTGCGGGAGAGGTCGCCCGTGCAGGTCAGCACCAGGTCGCCCAGGCCGGAGAGGCCCATGAACGTCTTGGGGTCGGCGCCCATCTTCACGCCCAGGCGGGTTATCTCGGCCAGGCCGCGGGTGATGAGCGCGGCGCGGGCGTTGGAGCCGAAGCCCAGTTCGTCGGCCACGCCGGCTGCTATGGCGATGATGTTCTTCACCGCGCCGCCCAGCTCCACCCCGCGCACGTCGGGGTTGGTGTAGACGCGGAAGTATTCGGTGGCGAAGAGCTCCTGCACCTGCTTGGCCAGGTCCTTGTCCTTGCAGCCCAGGCTGATGGCGGTGGGCATGCGCCGGATGACCTCGTAGGCGAAGCTGGGGCCGGAGAGCACGGCGAAGCGGTGCTTCTTGCCCACCAGGGCTTCCTCGCAGACTTCGGACATGGTCTTGCCCGAGTCCAGCTCGATGCCCTTGCTGGCGCAGATGATGGCCGGGTTCTTGGGCAGCAGCTCGCGCATCTCGCCAAGCACGGCGCGCAGGAACTGGCTGGGCACGGCCATGAGGTACAGGGTGTGCTCGGCGCAGAGCTTGGGCAGGTCCATGGTGACCTGAAGGTTGGGGGCGAGCTTCACGCCGGGCATGTACCAGGTGTTCTCGCCAGTGGCCCTGATGGAGGCCAGCAGCTCCATTTCGCGCACCCAGAGGGTGGTCTCGATACCTTTTTTGGCCAGCAGGTCGGCCAGGGTCGTGCCCCAGCTGCCGGCACCGATGATGGCGATCTTCATGGGAGGCTCCTGAAATATTGGCGGGAGACTTGAAGCGGGGGTGTCGCTATCGCCCCGCCGGGATTGCCAGTAGCACAGGTTGCCGCTAGAGATAAAGTCGTTATACGTAGGGTAGAAAGGAGACGAAATGAGCGGAGCCAAG
This genomic window from Fundidesulfovibrio soli contains:
- a CDS encoding NAD(P)H-dependent glycerol-3-phosphate dehydrogenase; this encodes MKIAIIGAGSWGTTLADLLAKKGIETTLWVREMELLASIRATGENTWYMPGVKLAPNLQVTMDLPKLCAEHTLYLMAVPSQFLRAVLGEMRELLPKNPAIICASKGIELDSGKTMSEVCEEALVGKKHRFAVLSGPSFAYEVIRRMPTAISLGCKDKDLAKQVQELFATEYFRVYTNPDVRGVELGGAVKNIIAIAAGVADELGFGSNARAALITRGLAEITRLGVKMGADPKTFMGLSGLGDLVLTCTGDLSRNRQVGKRLAQGQKLMDILGEMKMVAEGVKTTQAVHALAKKFKVELPITEQVNAILYEGKDPAQAVRDLMTRTLRGE